TGCTCTCCTTCCTTCACCTGACAACCCCGACCCCAAACTCTCCACCTTCCACCTCCTCAACAGAAACTCCAAGATACCAGCGTAATCCGCCGCCGTGTAAACTCCGATCCTCTGCGCCACCGCGGCGTAGTGATCAAAAAGTTGATCGTCTCTCCCGTCGTGCATGAGGTGAGCCGGCATCGTTATCCGCTTTTTCATCATGCTCGCCAGCGCCTGTACTGTTCCGTCGGGGTCTAGCTCGAATAGCTTCTCCACTATCTTGGTGTAAGCAGTCTCGTGACGTTTCTCGTCTGCGGCGATTGTGCCGCAGATCTTTGCTAGTGTCGTATCGCCGTAGGTCGTGGCTAGCCTCGCCGTGTTGCCGTGAGAGATGAATGTGGCGCGTTCTTGGAACGATGTGTAGATGAATCCATTGTAAGGGTTGTTTTCAAACTTCGAGTCCtataaaaatatagtatgaGAAAAAAAGCGGGAATAGTTATGATTAATATTGAAACTATAAAGTTTTAAATTCCTAgaaaatatgtaatttaaaaaataatatttacaaaaaaacatttacaactTATGAACATCTTTTTAGAATTTAAAGGAAAATTCTcgaaaatatattgaaaactaGTAGACATTTTCATCATAACCCCAAAAAATATCACACGTTTAGCCAAACAATTGCCTTAATAAGAAAATCGAAACTTTAGTAAAAACGAATGCTAAAGTAACAAAAAGATCGAATACTTACCATGCCAGAACCGATTAGATATTGTATAGTCCTTTCAACATGTCGCATATCAACACGACCACATAGGTAAAGATACTTGTTAAGCAAATCACCGTGACGGTTTTCCTCCGCCGTCCATGCTCTGATCCAAACCGCCCACGGCGATAAACTCCCACCAGTTTCATCCTTAACGCCGTCAAGTGTGTTTAACGTCGTTTGATACGTTGGAAGTGCTTCTTCCGTGATCATGTCTCCGACAAGAACTACAAAGTAGTCATCAGGAATCTCCTTTGTTCGTTCTCTAATCTCTCTGACTTGGTCGTAGAATGCATCATCGGTCTCGGGCGCCGGTAAAAAGTCTTGTGGTTGCCATGAATCTTCGACCGGTTTGAGATACGGTAGTAGTGTGGTTTCTGCCCAGTTCTCCATTGATTTGAAGATCTCGAGCTTCTCTTGTGGTATTGTGTGTGTTATTTGGTTATTTACTTCCTTGATTGGTCGAAAATTATTGCATGTCACGTTATTATTCCtgcaaaaaaagttaaactaaGTACCAACAGAAATGGGTCCTCGTACTTGCTAAAAAGATTTGAGATATCATTTACAattatagaaagaaaaaaaaaacataatatatatttctaaaaccATGCATGTATGTAGTTTGACACAAACTATTCGTCTATTTCAttttactaattataaaaatgaaaagtctATAAGTTACTAATCTAATAACTTGCTTTTGAGTCGTTAATCTGATCAATACCTTTGtgcttaaaaaagaaaacattttatgGACTACAGATATGATTGGCCCATTCTTTTTGCTTTATGAGCCGAGTGGAGACGTTGGGTCATTGTTTCCAGATTGGAGATTGGATTTCTTATTACTTTAGTAAGATTATACAGCGACAAGAAAGATTCTTttgatatttgattttcaataattttgcaTGGTGggtgaaaatgtatttttttaagacAACTCAGCTTATTAAAGTAGAATTGTACTTGTTGCCTGACAAATACAATCTACCTAACCAGTTTTTAAATTAATCGTTATTTGTaagcaaatatttttaatgaaagtaTCTTAGGATTCAGTGTAAAATGATTTTGTCTTTTTTACTAGTAATATCAATCAATGAAAGTATCTTCAAGAAAATCAATCAAAACTTATTTACAATCTTAAGATCACCTAATGATGACTAATGTCACGATCCATGTGAAAACAAACACCACGCAATGCATGTGTAGGCACACAGGAAAGTTAAAGGTATAGTCATTCTGCAGTGTAAAGAAAATGTTTTCAGgtggaccaaaaaaaaagttgacatCATGATACGAATCATGAATATGCAAAGATACATAGAATCCAATGTATCTTAAACAGTATTTTAGTCCCACTTAACATGACAATAATGACTTTAGCTAAGCGTTAAAATGTAATGCTCATGTAATACCTCAGATCGTAACAAAAATATGTGATAAAACGTTAAATCTCATTTGAGAAACCACATTAACGAAACtgcattataattttatttatttgtgtttgaAAACGACggaataatattatatttaggaTAATTACGTGATACATAGAAAACAGAGGGATTGATAATGATATTCAGGTCACCCTAAGACCCTACCTAAAATGTTAATGCATATCTAAAGGAAAAAGTGAAATCGAAGATCTAAACTAAGtatcaaaaacatttaaaagGCGAAGAGATTTTACCTAGCAGGGTTCTTGGTGACGCAAGAAACTTGAAGgagacgagaagaagaagatccaaAGCCACGGGGAGGAGAAGTTATTGACGACGGCTTCTGCGTCATCACCGGCGAGGGCAAAAGCAAAGCTATCGACATCTCCGCTCTCTTTCTTTCTATCTCTCTCCTCAACAGATCTTTTtgattctttctttctctctctctctctctctcgtgcTTGCGCGTTACAAGTTGGAATatatctctctatatatacaaAGTAAAGTTGACTTGAGTTGGAGTGTTCTGTCTTCTCATTGATTATTCTGAATATCTGATTAATTATAGTATTACTATAGTACTCCTTAAGCAACCATTGACAACTGTTTAGCTCTTAATCTATCTACCATTAATTCGtttgatttaatcaattatttGGAAGATTCGTCTAACTTCATAAATAGTTTTGATGTATAACTTCCGCAAGAAAAGCCATTTTTTCCTGGGGAAAAACAAAAGTACTAAACAATGTATCAACTAAAAGACCTCCAAAGTATTTTAAATCACcttcataattattattttttagatatttacgaACTAGAGATAgtcaataaaaattaaaacgttCAAATAATTCAATAATTTGTCCACAAGAAATTTGATGTTATTAATATTAGGTATCATTATTATACAAGTTGTGATTTAAGTGCGTAACCAACTGTCTATACAGGATGTTGCTCAAAAACAAGTTGTCGTCAAGCAAAATTTGGTTTTTGTGTCATTGATTGAATAACGAAAGTACAAAACCCAAAATGAGAAGTTGCCAAATCCATAACTTTAACGCTATTTACCGATTTAACATCCCACTCTGATAAGCTGGTAAGTAATACACAATAATTCCCATATGAGTTTTTAATTTTCACTTGAAAATTTGTGAAAGAAAGTTATTTGCATTTTATCATAATTTACGTTATGCTAGAACAACAATTTTCCGTTGGGTTTGTCgaacttaaaaacaattttgttaTTCTTTTCACGTAATTGGTAGTTTATACTAaatttataatgattttataacgCATACGCGttacaaaaattagaaaatattgatacaaaaacattaaaataacaaatttataaatgaaaaagtCTCTGTTTAATCTATGATGGTTTAGTTAGATAAGTTACGTCAgaatacatttaaaaaattaaaaatttactaTCACCAAGATTTATTTGAATGTTACTCgctttaaaaatcttaaaaactcTGTAAAGTTATGTTTGGTTAATAGTGTTTTAAACAtttcttatttgttttattttattttccaatttcaAGTTTGTTTTGGAGTAAtgtttttctattatattttccATTCTAAACTATAGTAGAAACGAGTTTACTTAAAAGTATTCaccattgttttttttcattaaatatttaaagCAAATTAAACATTAATTCTATATTAAagttattcaattaaaaaacaattttgtgCATTAAAGTGTTTCATCGTGTTTATCGAACATAAAAACAGTTTTGTCATTCTTTTTAGGTAACTGGTGACTTTTACTAATTCATAATAATTTTGTAACGCATAAAcgttataaaaaatttcaaaactgaaaatattgatatcgaaaaaccaaaaaaaacacaaatctttgttttcatttaagATCATTCAAATTATAAGAGTtatgtcaaaataatttttaaacttaataTTCACTAAAATAAGTTTGTAGGTTGTCCatttaaaaaatcttaaacaattgtgtaatatatacaatttataGTCTTTTGAGCGTTTTTAAATTTacttcattttcattttaagTTCTGgagtaaaataaattttaatcttgTTATATGTTACTATAAAATATAGTAAGATGAGTTTATTTCATAAATTGGGTAatcattttactattttatttttgttatttatttatcattgaattataaaatttaactaaaacTCAATTCTGTTTTGAAGTTGctcaattttaaataatttttttttacataaaaatgtTCACATAGAATCCTGAAATTATCAAGTAGTTCTTATATACATTCCAGTTATCATTTTAGAATTACTAcaatcaaaattatttaaacgATAAATATGAGACcgaaaagcaaaagaaaaagacaagtCATAAAACGCAAacatcaaatttaaattatattcccTTTCTGAAACTTACGAGTATATTCTGGATGAAAAAGTTAAGCAAATGATATTTCCCAAAAAGGTAGTGTCCaagattataaaatatttacactAATATAGAAGCACATTGGTTTGGTAGCAAGTTAGCGAACATTACCACAAAATCAGTTTGTAGATTTGACATCATGCTTTCTTTAGAAATAAGTTGAGAACACAAGTTTGATCAAATTCCAAATTGAAATAAACATAGGACTATTGTTTTCATGATCCATCCCGACTTTTTTGTCCACCAATTTCTTCATTAGTTCGGCACATCTGGCCTCAGAGCTTGTTTAGCTATACTATCCTCAAACACTAGGTTTTCTCGAATACAGAAACTAAAAGGagcataataatttttttttgtcaaacgccaaatatcaaataaatttcgGTGGAGATCCGATTCCTAACAATGTCCACCATCTAAGATCGCCAGAGTCAGCTTTATTTGTACTTAGTCTTTATGATAAATGTTTTCAGAATTAAGTTAGAAATGAAATCATACTTGTCTAAGGTGTCTTTGTGACAGTGAACAACTAGATCgaacatatatacatatcatTTTAGTTTACTGAtatgtttcttattatatttgtttCCATAAAAATGGAGAAATATATTTATCGACTGAATAAAGTTTTGCAGTATTGGGAATCTTCCCAATAcaattcaaaccaaaccaatatgTACCTAAACTCAACTAGACAGAAAAGTCTGAAAAAAaagtatattgatttttttcttaaaagatcGTTTGAACAAAATCTAGTTGTGTCGCTTGAAAGATCGCTTGAACAAAATCTAGTTGTGTCGCTGATCATCAACACCATTAAAACGTGCAATAAAACATATTTGTTGTCCGCTGTTGCCAACAACTCCAAAACGAACATAACCGTAGTAGACTATTGCGACCACAAGACCTACAATAACTGGATTGCATGATAAGTTTGTTCGGATTCCGAAGCAGCAA
Above is a window of Brassica napus cultivar Da-Ae chromosome A10, Da-Ae, whole genome shotgun sequence DNA encoding:
- the LOC106372017 gene encoding stearoyl-[acyl-carrier-protein] 9-desaturase 3, chloroplastic, with translation MSIALLLPSPVMTQKPSSITSPPRGFGSSSSRLLQVSCVTKNPARNNNVTCNNFRPIKEVNNQITHTIPQEKLEIFKSMENWAETTLLPYLKPVEDSWQPQDFLPAPETDDAFYDQVREIRERTKEIPDDYFVVLVGDMITEEALPTYQTTLNTLDGVKDETGGSLSPWAVWIRAWTAEENRHGDLLNKYLYLCGRVDMRHVERTIQYLIGSGMDSKFENNPYNGFIYTSFQERATFISHGNTARLATTYGDTTLAKICGTIAADEKRHETAYTKIVEKLFELDPDGTVQALASMMKKRITMPAHLMHDGRDDQLFDHYAAVAQRIGVYTAADYAGILEFLLRRWKVESLGSGLSGEGRRAQEYLCTLPQRIKRLEERANDRVKRQSKGSVSFSWVFGRDVEL